Proteins from one Elephas maximus indicus isolate mEleMax1 chromosome 12, mEleMax1 primary haplotype, whole genome shotgun sequence genomic window:
- the LOC126087511 gene encoding LOW QUALITY PROTEIN: protein SDA1 homolog (The sequence of the model RefSeq protein was modified relative to this genomic sequence to represent the inferred CDS: inserted 2 bases in 1 codon; substituted 2 bases at 2 genomic stop codons), translated as MSSRNNKLPSNLPQLQNLIKRDPPAXKLIEEFLQQYNSYKSNVDIFKLQPNKPSKELAKLVMFMAQIGHCYPEYLSNFPQELKDLLSYNHTVLDPDLRMTFCKTLILQRNKNLISPSSLLELFFELLRCHDKLLRKTLYTHIVTDIKNINAKHKNNKVNIALQKFMYTMLRDINATGAKMSLDEMIELYRRNIWNDAKTVNVITTACFSKVTKVLVAALTFFLGKGEEEKQDGDSESEDEGPTARDLLVQYATGKKSSKHKKKLEKAMKVLKKQKKKKKPEVLNFSAIHLIHDPQDFAEKLPKQLESSKERFEVKMMLMNFISRLVGIHELFLFNFHPFIQRFLQPYQREVTKILLFAAQTSHHQVPPEIIRSLLMTVANNFVTDKNSGEVMTVAINAIXEITAPCPLAMTEELLQDLAQYKTHKDKNVMMSARTLIQLFRTLNPQMLHKKFRCKPTEASIETRVQEYGELDAKDYIPGAEILEAEKEEENAANDEDGXESASLSEEGDADGEWVGLPHSSDEEHQEIFKKLNSTPMEERKAKAAAISTSRVLTQEDFQKIRTAQLRKELSVAPGKAEKRKYIEINSDEEPRGKLLSLRDIEHHKKPKSDKETRLATAMAGKTDRKEFMRMKTKMNPFSSSSNKEKKKQKNFMMMRYSQNVRSKNKRSFREMQLALRDALLKKRKRMN; from the exons ATGTCCAGCAGAAACAACAAGCTGCCCAGCAACCTCCCGCAGTTACAGAATCTGATCAAGCGGGACCCGCCGGCATAGAAACTCATCGAAGAGTTTCTACAGCAGTATAATTCCTACAAATCCAATGTGGATATTTTCAAATTACAGCCAAATAAACCCAGCAAAGAACTGGCAAAGCTGGTGATGTTTATGGCACAGATTGGTCACTGCTACCCAGAATATCTAAGTAACTTTCCTCAGGAACTGAAAGATCTGCTCTCCTATAATCACACTGTCTTGGATCCTGATCTTCGAATGACATTTTGCAAAACTTTGATCTTGCAGAGAAATAAGAATCTCATCAGTCCATCAAGTTTGCTGGAGCTCTTCTTTGAGCTTCTACGTTGCCATGATAAGCTTCTGCGAAAGACTTTATACACTCATATTGTAACTGATATcaagaacataaatgcaaaacacAAGAACAATAAAGTGAATATAGCATTGCAAAAGTTCATGTACACCATGTTAAGAGACATCAATGCAACTGGAGCCAAGATGTCTTTGGATGAGATGATTGAACTCTACAGAAGAAACATCTGGAACGATGCCAAAACTGTCAATGTTATCACAACTGCATGCTTCTCTAAGGTCACCAAGGTATTAGTGGCTGCTTTAACATTCTTCCTAGGGAAAGGTGAAGAGGAGAAACAGGACGGTGACTCAGAATCCGAGGATGAAGGACCAACAGCAAGAGACCTTCTTGTGCAATACGCCACAGGGAAGAAAAGCTCCAAACacaagaaaaaattagaaaaggctATGAAAGTGCtcaagaaacaaaagaagaagaaaaaaccagAGGTGCTTAACTTTTCAGCTATTCACTTGATTCATGATCCCCAAGATTTTGCAGAGAAACTACCAAAGCAACTAGAGAGCTCTAAGGAGAGATTTGAAGTGAAGATGATGCTCATGAACTTTATCTCTAGATTGGTGGGAATTCACGAGCTTTTCCTCTTTAACTTCCATCCCTTCATTCAAAGGTTTCTGCAGCCCTACCAAAGAGAAGTAACAAAGATTCTTCTGTTTGCTGCACAAACATCTCATCATCAGGTACCCCCAGAGATCATTCGGTCATTGCTCATGACTGTGGCCAATAATTTTGTTACTGACAAGAACTCTGGTGAAGTTATGACAGTAGCTATCAATGCTAT AGAGATCACCGCTCCATGTCCTCTGGCCATGACTGAAGAACTTCTCCAAGACCTGGCCCAGTATAAAACACACAAAGATAAAAATGTGATGATGTCTGCCAGAACTTTGATTCAGCTCTTCCGAACACTGAATCCTCAGATGTTGCACAAGAAATTCCGGTGTAAGCCTACGGAAGCCTCAATAGAAACAAGAGTACAAGAATATGGAGAATTAGATGCTAAAGATTATATCCCAGGAGCAGAAATTCTAGAAGctgagaaagaggaggagaatgCTGCAAATGATGAAGATGGTTAGGAAAGTGCCAGTCTCAGTGAGGAGGGGGATGCTGACGGTGAATGGGTTGGCTTGCCCCACTCTTCGGATGAAGAACATCAAGAAATTTTCAAGAAGCTAAACAGCACGCCCATGGAGGAGCGGAAAGCCAAAGCTGCAGCCATCAGCACGAGTCGGGTTTTAACTCAGGAAGATTTCCAGAAAATCCGCACGGCCCAACTGAGGAAAGAACTCAGTGTTGCCCCTGGgaaagcagaaaagaggaaatataTTGAAATAAACAGTGATGAGGAGCCCAGAGGCAAGTTACTTTCACTCCGAGACATTGAACACCATAAAAAGCCAAAGTCCGACAAGGAGACAAGGCTAGCAACTGCAATGGCTGGAAAGACAGACCGAAAAGAATTTATGAGGATGAAAACCAAAATGAATCCATTTTCAAGTTCCTCaaataaggagaagaaaaaacagaagaacTTTATGATGATGCGGTATAGTCAGAATGTCCGGTCAAAAAATAAACgctcctttagagaaatgcagctGGCTCTACGAGATGCccttttgaaaaagagaaaaagaatgaattgA